In Pseudomonas sp. MTM4, one genomic interval encodes:
- the rpsO gene encoding 30S ribosomal protein S15: MALSVEEKAQIVNEYKQAEGDTGSPEVQVALLTANINKLQGHFKANGKDHHSRRGLIRMVNQRRKLLDYLKGKDTTRYSTLIGRLGLRR; the protein is encoded by the coding sequence ATGGCACTTAGCGTTGAAGAAAAAGCCCAGATCGTTAACGAGTACAAGCAAGCTGAAGGCGACACCGGTTCTCCGGAAGTGCAGGTAGCCCTGCTGACCGCCAACATCAACAAGCTGCAAGGTCACTTCAAGGCCAACGGCAAAGACCACCACTCGCGTCGTGGTCTGATCCGTATGGTTAACCAGCGCCGTAAGCTGCTGGACTACCTGAAGGGCAAGGACACTACTCGTTACAGCACCCTGATCGGTCGTCTGGGTCTGCGTCGTTAA